Proteins encoded in a region of the Pseudomonas denitrificans (nom. rej.) genome:
- a CDS encoding tRNA-uridine aminocarboxypropyltransferase, with the protein MSHAVARLRDKRLARCIKPFFARGSRSPRCPGCRLRPNYCMCSLRPQVESNSAMCLVMFDTEPLKPSNTGWLIAETVPETWAFGWSRIEVDPALLALLDDPQWQPYVVFPGEFVQPERVVTTVEPQDGKRPLFILLDATWNEARKMFRKSPYLDRFPVLSITPDALSRYRLRRSKFDEHLCTAEVAALCLGLAGDRRAGDALDAYLDVFSERYLGSKRQQPLDEQSPAHQALMPFTQR; encoded by the coding sequence ATGAGCCACGCCGTCGCCCGCCTTCGCGATAAGCGCCTGGCCCGCTGCATCAAGCCGTTCTTCGCCCGTGGCTCACGCTCGCCGCGCTGCCCCGGTTGCCGCCTGCGGCCGAACTACTGCATGTGCAGCCTGCGCCCGCAGGTCGAGTCCAACTCGGCGATGTGCCTGGTGATGTTCGACACCGAACCGCTCAAGCCCAGCAACACCGGCTGGCTGATCGCCGAGACCGTGCCCGAGACCTGGGCCTTCGGCTGGTCGCGCATTGAGGTCGACCCGGCGCTGCTGGCGCTGCTCGACGATCCGCAGTGGCAGCCGTATGTGGTGTTCCCTGGCGAGTTCGTCCAGCCCGAGCGCGTGGTCACCACGGTGGAGCCGCAGGACGGCAAGCGCCCGTTGTTCATCCTGCTCGATGCCACCTGGAACGAGGCGCGCAAGATGTTCCGCAAGAGCCCGTACCTGGACCGCTTCCCGGTGCTGAGCATCACCCCCGATGCGCTGTCGCGCTATCGCCTGCGCCGCTCCAAGTTCGACGAACACCTGTGCACCGCCGAGGTTGCCGCGCTGTGCCTGGGGCTGGCCGGCGACCGCCGCGCCGGCGATGCGCTGGATGCCTACCTGGATGTGTTCAGCGAACGCTACCTGGGCTCCAAGCGCCAGCAGCCGCTGGACGAGCAGAGCCCGGCGCATCAGGCGTTGATGCCGTTTACCCAGCGATAA
- a CDS encoding OmpP1/FadL family transporter, giving the protein MTRVLRPWPLALGSWCLIAVPAQQAEASGYHFGSQSVSAQGTAHANGAEAADASTIFYNPAGMARLPGNQVTGGLTILLPKGEYDDDGSTDVFGNRTGEGDGDAGSYLPDAAAAPNFYFSHQVNDTINIGLGIFTPYGAKLDYEKDWSGRYGIQSASLETVTFNPSISFRLNEHHSVGFGVSAQYIRSIQRGAADVKGASRQLAGQFVRENQDVTELAASPLGQAVIPLVYGVQVPEEVTSCNGQNGDAFVDCVAKNFSDNVQGDGYFRVKGDDWGYGWNFGYLWEPTERTRFGIAYRSRIKHELEGKTKWSFSDVQGTVPSPDTDLSGGLDLGIIELPPKDAIQQLFDPDQWVNPGQFAATRLHPNSKAKVTIDTPESLSINGFHQLNDKVALMADVTWTRHSRLDSVDIGIDQVQGYPYFNGVNEGDLSVKQDWKNTYKVSLGMNYQFNDDLLLRSGIAYDKTPVSGDGLRHPAFPDANRKWLSLGATTTSPRTPRWTWPTAS; this is encoded by the coding sequence ATGACAAGAGTATTGCGCCCCTGGCCGCTTGCCCTGGGCTCCTGGTGCCTGATCGCAGTCCCCGCGCAGCAGGCCGAGGCGTCCGGTTATCACTTCGGCTCACAGTCGGTGTCCGCCCAGGGCACCGCCCACGCCAACGGCGCCGAAGCGGCCGACGCCTCGACCATCTTCTACAACCCCGCCGGCATGGCCCGCCTGCCCGGCAACCAGGTCACCGGCGGCCTGACCATCCTGCTGCCCAAGGGCGAGTACGATGACGACGGCTCCACCGACGTGTTCGGCAACCGCACCGGTGAGGGCGACGGCGACGCCGGCTCCTACCTGCCGGACGCGGCTGCCGCGCCGAACTTCTACTTTTCCCACCAGGTGAACGACACCATCAACATCGGCCTGGGCATCTTCACGCCCTATGGCGCCAAGCTCGACTACGAGAAGGACTGGAGCGGCCGCTACGGCATCCAGTCGGCCTCGCTGGAAACCGTCACCTTCAACCCGAGCATTTCCTTCCGCCTCAACGAGCACCACAGCGTCGGTTTCGGCGTCTCGGCCCAGTACATCCGCTCCATCCAGCGCGGCGCGGCCGACGTGAAGGGTGCCTCGCGGCAACTGGCCGGGCAGTTCGTCAGGGAGAATCAGGACGTCACCGAACTGGCCGCCTCGCCCCTGGGGCAGGCGGTGATCCCGCTGGTCTACGGCGTGCAGGTGCCGGAGGAGGTGACCAGTTGTAACGGCCAGAACGGTGATGCCTTCGTCGACTGCGTGGCGAAGAACTTTTCCGACAACGTCCAGGGCGACGGTTACTTCCGCGTGAAGGGTGACGACTGGGGCTATGGCTGGAACTTCGGCTACCTGTGGGAACCCACGGAGCGCACGCGCTTTGGTATCGCCTACCGTTCGCGGATCAAGCATGAGCTGGAAGGCAAGACCAAGTGGAGCTTCTCCGACGTGCAGGGCACGGTGCCCTCGCCGGATACCGACCTCAGCGGCGGCCTGGACCTGGGCATCATCGAACTGCCGCCCAAGGACGCCATCCAGCAATTGTTCGACCCGGACCAGTGGGTCAACCCCGGCCAGTTCGCCGCCACCCGGCTGCACCCCAACTCCAAGGCCAAGGTCACCATCGACACGCCCGAATCTCTGTCCATCAACGGCTTCCACCAGCTCAACGACAAGGTCGCGCTGATGGCCGACGTGACCTGGACGCGGCACTCGCGGCTGGACTCGGTGGATATCGGCATCGACCAGGTGCAGGGCTACCCGTACTTCAATGGCGTCAACGAGGGGGACCTGAGCGTCAAGCAGGACTGGAAGAACACCTACAAGGTCTCGCTTGGGATGAACTACCAGTTCAACGACGACCTGCTGCTACGCAGCGGCATCGCCTACGACAAGACCCCGGTCAGCGGCGACGGGCTACGCCACCCGGCCTTCCCCGACGCCAATCGCAAGTGGCTGTCGCTGGGGGCAACTACCACTTCACCAAGGACACCTCGGTGGACCTGGCCTACAGCTTCGTGA
- a CDS encoding xylulose 5-phosphate 3-epimerase, with translation MPQILPSPEELDSHAAAEPEFARWRQGRGPLQHSPQTQAAVFRVAHQLVQYGLQPDLASVYRLFGALDRLSCAGLWLVAHMTYARRVRLDGAPLQAEDFKAQPEGHTGGALNMVPAYAGYLALNALSGKTRGWLMGQGHCVAAIDALNVLTGNLHPEQAAAYGSGAAGLDRLVQDFYSYAQQPDGKVAAPLGSHVNPHTAGGIAEGGYLGFAELMYAHMPLPGETLVAFLSDGAAEEQRGSDWIPRWWRAEDCGTALPVMIANGRRIEQRTDLGTHEGLEGFKLHLRRCGFDPISFDGRDPAAFVCALWEMEERLQHRVDEKERGILRYPLPIPYGIAETTKGYGFYGAGSNAAHNLPLPGNPGVDAEARELFNQHAAPLWVEPEELAEACGLFTASRSGRVLERDNPLAVRRPIEPSIPPLHYRNDECSPMAALDRFFVDLCGANPDLRARVGNPDELASNRLGGVLKALRHRVSEPESDLEAVDGRIITALNEEAVVSACLANQGGLNLVASYEAFCVKMLGAVRQTLIFARQQKEAGRPAGWLGWPLVATSHTWENGKNQQSHQDTTFCEALLGEMSDMVRVVFPADHNSHLALLPDIYRSRGQLACIVAPKRERPTVFNQAQAEQLARDGAILMDEHPGAEPLLLIANGSYQLAEMRRAALRLEEAGYPYRLVYLQEPGRFRAPRDNWELQALTDESVAMRLFPDHYQRRVLLTHMRPEVARGHLWPILPDALKTAVLGYRNQGGTLDEAGMLFANRCSWAHVLAACARLLDVPRSALLAPDEAAAVAGKENPAVLR, from the coding sequence ATGCCACAGATACTGCCCAGTCCCGAGGAACTCGACAGCCACGCGGCAGCCGAGCCGGAATTTGCCCGTTGGCGGCAAGGCCGTGGACCGCTTCAGCATAGCCCGCAGACCCAGGCGGCGGTCTTTCGTGTTGCTCATCAATTGGTCCAGTACGGTCTGCAGCCTGATCTGGCCAGCGTCTACCGACTGTTTGGCGCGCTGGACCGGCTGAGCTGCGCCGGGCTCTGGCTGGTGGCGCACATGACCTACGCCAGGCGCGTCCGCCTTGATGGCGCTCCCTTGCAGGCCGAGGATTTCAAGGCGCAGCCCGAAGGGCACACCGGCGGTGCGCTGAACATGGTGCCGGCCTATGCCGGTTACCTCGCCCTGAATGCCCTGAGCGGCAAGACCCGCGGCTGGCTGATGGGGCAGGGGCACTGTGTGGCGGCGATCGACGCGCTCAACGTGCTCACCGGTAACCTGCATCCGGAACAGGCTGCCGCCTACGGAAGCGGCGCGGCAGGGCTGGATCGGCTGGTGCAGGACTTCTACAGCTACGCGCAGCAGCCGGACGGCAAGGTCGCCGCGCCGCTGGGCAGCCACGTCAACCCGCATACCGCTGGTGGCATTGCCGAAGGCGGCTACCTCGGCTTCGCCGAGCTGATGTATGCGCACATGCCGCTACCGGGCGAAACCCTGGTGGCGTTTCTTTCCGACGGCGCCGCCGAGGAACAGCGCGGCAGCGACTGGATTCCCCGCTGGTGGCGCGCCGAAGATTGCGGCACGGCGCTGCCGGTGATGATCGCCAACGGCCGGCGCATCGAGCAGCGTACCGACCTGGGCACCCACGAGGGACTGGAAGGCTTCAAGCTGCACCTGCGGCGCTGTGGCTTCGACCCGATCAGCTTCGATGGACGTGACCCGGCGGCATTCGTCTGCGCCCTGTGGGAAATGGAAGAACGCCTGCAACATCGCGTCGACGAGAAGGAGCGCGGCATCCTGCGCTATCCGCTGCCGATTCCCTATGGCATTGCCGAGACGACCAAGGGTTACGGCTTCTACGGGGCTGGCAGCAACGCCGCGCACAACCTGCCACTCCCGGGTAACCCCGGAGTGGACGCCGAGGCGCGCGAGCTGTTCAACCAGCATGCGGCGCCGCTGTGGGTGGAGCCGGAAGAGCTCGCCGAGGCCTGCGGCCTGTTCACTGCCTCGCGCAGCGGCCGGGTGTTGGAGCGGGACAACCCGTTGGCCGTGCGTCGGCCTATCGAACCTTCGATTCCGCCGCTGCATTACCGCAACGACGAATGCTCGCCCATGGCCGCGCTGGATCGCTTTTTCGTTGACCTGTGCGGCGCCAACCCGGACCTGCGCGCCCGCGTCGGCAACCCGGACGAGCTGGCGAGCAACCGCCTGGGCGGCGTGCTCAAGGCGCTGCGGCACCGGGTGAGTGAGCCGGAAAGCGATCTGGAGGCCGTGGATGGCCGGATCATCACCGCGCTCAACGAGGAAGCGGTGGTTTCCGCCTGCCTGGCCAACCAGGGCGGACTGAACCTGGTGGCCAGCTACGAAGCCTTCTGCGTGAAGATGCTCGGGGCCGTGCGCCAGACGCTGATTTTTGCCCGCCAGCAGAAGGAAGCCGGGCGTCCGGCGGGCTGGCTCGGCTGGCCGCTGGTGGCGACTTCGCATACGTGGGAGAACGGCAAGAACCAGCAGTCACACCAGGACACCACCTTCTGCGAGGCGCTGCTGGGCGAGATGAGCGACATGGTTCGGGTGGTTTTCCCGGCCGACCACAACAGTCACCTGGCCCTGCTGCCGGACATCTACCGCAGTCGCGGGCAACTGGCCTGCATCGTGGCACCCAAGCGCGAGCGTCCGACCGTGTTCAACCAGGCCCAGGCGGAACAGCTGGCCCGCGATGGCGCGATCCTGATGGACGAACATCCCGGTGCCGAGCCACTGCTGCTGATCGCCAACGGCAGCTACCAACTGGCCGAGATGCGTCGCGCCGCGTTGCGGCTGGAGGAGGCCGGTTATCCGTATCGGTTGGTCTATCTGCAGGAGCCGGGGCGCTTCCGCGCGCCGCGTGACAACTGGGAGTTGCAGGCGCTGACGGATGAGTCCGTGGCCATGCGTTTGTTCCCAGACCATTACCAGCGCCGCGTGCTGCTCACTCACATGCGTCCGGAAGTGGCGCGCGGGCACCTCTGGCCGATCCTGCCGGACGCCTTGAAGACGGCGGTGCTGGGCTATCGCAACCAGGGCGGTACGCTGGACGAGGCGGGCATGCTGTTCGCCAACCGCTGCAGCTGGGCCCACGTGCTGGCGGCCTGCGCGCGGTTGCTGGATGTGCCGCGCAGCGCCTTGCTGGCGCCGGACGAAGCAGCGGCGGTGGCCGGCAAGGAGAACCCCGCCGTGCTGCGCTGA
- a CDS encoding TIGR00730 family Rossman fold protein yields MPYEPDDYLSRHFQTSGTDLAQKIEELAELAAPGNSQNLPLYREMLTTVARMAQADRNRWDAKIMLQTLREMEHAFSTLEQFKRRRKVTVFGSARTPADHPVYALARELGETLARYDLMVITGAGGGIMAAAHEGAGLENSLGFNITLPFEQHANRTVDGTSNLLSFHFFFLRKLFFVKEADALVLCPGGFGTLDEALEVLTLIQTGKSPLVPIVLLDQPGGHYWDHALEFIKEQLEDNGYILPSDMNLMKLVHTAEEAAEEIAQFYSNFHSSRWLKDRFVIRLNHPLSVRALQLLEREFGSLCVTDGFHQQPYSESELDEPEFSHLTRLAFAFNGRDQGRLRELLNFINQPENWER; encoded by the coding sequence ATGCCCTATGAGCCCGACGACTACCTCTCCAGACACTTCCAGACCAGCGGCACCGACCTCGCACAGAAGATCGAGGAACTGGCCGAACTGGCCGCCCCCGGAAACAGCCAGAACCTGCCGCTGTACCGCGAGATGCTCACCACCGTGGCCCGCATGGCCCAGGCCGACCGCAACCGCTGGGACGCCAAGATCATGCTGCAGACCCTGCGCGAGATGGAGCACGCCTTCAGCACCCTGGAGCAGTTCAAGCGTCGCCGCAAAGTCACGGTGTTCGGCTCGGCCCGTACACCGGCCGACCACCCCGTCTACGCCCTGGCCCGCGAGCTGGGCGAAACCCTCGCCCGCTACGACCTGATGGTCATCACCGGCGCCGGCGGCGGCATCATGGCCGCGGCCCACGAAGGCGCCGGGCTGGAAAACAGCCTTGGCTTCAATATCACGTTGCCCTTCGAACAGCACGCCAACCGCACCGTGGACGGCACCAGCAACCTGCTGTCCTTCCACTTCTTCTTCCTGCGCAAGCTGTTCTTCGTCAAGGAGGCCGATGCCCTGGTGCTCTGCCCCGGCGGCTTCGGCACGCTGGACGAAGCACTGGAAGTACTGACGCTGATCCAGACCGGCAAGAGCCCGCTGGTACCGATCGTGCTGCTGGACCAACCGGGTGGGCACTACTGGGACCACGCCCTGGAATTCATCAAGGAACAGCTGGAAGACAACGGCTATATCCTGCCCAGCGACATGAACCTGATGAAACTGGTGCACACCGCCGAGGAAGCCGCCGAGGAAATCGCCCAGTTCTACAGCAACTTCCACTCCAGCCGCTGGCTCAAGGATCGCTTCGTGATCCGCCTGAACCACCCGCTGAGCGTGCGCGCACTGCAGTTGCTGGAGCGCGAGTTCGGCAGCCTGTGCGTCACTGATGGCTTCCACCAGCAGCCCTACAGCGAATCGGAACTGGACGAGCCGGAGTTCTCCCACCTGACCCGCCTGGCCTTCGCCTTCAACGGCCGTGATCAG
- a CDS encoding putative quinol monooxygenase → MYSLFIKTRVKPGSAEDFLHAIKANAAASVSSEPGCLVFDVSQDRLDPDVIYLYEIYRDDAAYEAHTQTAHFRDSRPLVEPLILEQECFEGDVIALNPVD, encoded by the coding sequence GTGTACAGTCTGTTCATCAAGACCCGCGTGAAGCCCGGCAGCGCCGAGGATTTCCTCCACGCTATCAAGGCAAACGCCGCCGCTTCCGTGTCCAGCGAGCCCGGCTGCCTGGTCTTCGACGTGTCCCAGGATCGCCTCGATCCGGACGTGATCTACCTCTACGAGATCTACCGCGACGACGCGGCCTACGAGGCGCACACGCAAACCGCGCATTTCCGCGACAGCCGCCCGCTGGTGGAACCGCTGATCCTCGAGCAGGAGTGCTTCGAGGGCGACGTGATCGCCCTCAATCCGGTGGACTGA
- a CDS encoding VOC family protein, which produces MSDLPARPGRLNGLRHLALLVPNLEECERFYVDVLGMQVLNRANEDLVYLTCGNDNLSLGRGFGAANGLQTMDHYGFVVDSVEELEAWYQYFKARGVTLLDRPFDHGDGARSFHLLDPAGNKVQPLYHPAVSGQRLA; this is translated from the coding sequence ATGTCCGATCTCCCTGCCCGCCCCGGCCGCCTCAACGGCCTGCGCCACCTCGCCCTGCTGGTACCGAACCTCGAGGAGTGCGAGCGTTTCTACGTCGACGTGCTCGGCATGCAGGTGCTCAACCGCGCCAACGAAGACCTGGTCTACCTCACCTGCGGCAACGACAACCTCTCCCTGGGGCGCGGCTTCGGCGCGGCCAACGGCCTGCAGACCATGGACCACTACGGCTTTGTCGTCGACAGCGTGGAAGAGCTGGAGGCCTGGTACCAGTATTTCAAGGCACGCGGCGTGACCCTGCTGGACCGCCCTTTCGACCATGGCGACGGCGCGCGCAGCTTCCACCTGCTCGACCCGGCGGGGAACAAGGTGCAGCCGCTGTATCACCCGGCGGTTTCCGGCCAGCGCCTGGCCTGA
- a CDS encoding quorum-sensing-regulated virulence factor family protein, with product MLRLTALALCLVIPVAHAASKKDFELTQTLEKVAKESSEGTPRAINEDILDQGYTVDGPQLINHLSVRASHAERMRENPDSVRSQLGDSVCSNTAYRQLLAEGAILTYSFTEYKTNAPVATERFDAGSCKIKLKK from the coding sequence ATGCTGCGCCTCACCGCCCTCGCCCTCTGCCTCGTCATTCCCGTCGCGCACGCCGCGTCGAAGAAGGACTTCGAACTGACCCAGACCCTGGAAAAGGTCGCCAAGGAAAGCAGCGAAGGCACCCCGCGCGCCATCAACGAGGACATCCTCGACCAGGGCTACACCGTCGACGGCCCGCAGTTGATCAACCACCTGAGCGTGCGCGCCAGCCATGCCGAGCGCATGCGCGAGAACCCCGACAGCGTGCGCAGCCAGCTGGGCGACAGCGTCTGCAGCAACACCGCCTACCGCCAGTTGCTGGCCGAGGGCGCGATCCTCACTTACAGCTTCACCGAGTACAAGACCAACGCCCCGGTCGCCACCGAGCGCTTCGACGCTGGCAGCTGCAAGATCAAGCTGAAGAAGTAA
- the erdR gene encoding response regulator transcription factor ErdR, with product MASYEILIADDHPLFRSALHQALTIGLGPEARLSEAASIAELETRLNEKADWDLVLLDLNMPGAYGFSGLVLLRGQYPQIPVVMVSAQEDAAVVQRSREFGASGFIPKSSELSVLQQAVRAVLDGDVWWPPQVDAVTEMSDDVRAASAGLASLTPQQFRVLTMVCEGLLNKQIAFELSVSEATVKAHVTAIFRKLNVRTRTQAALLLAQMESVPGA from the coding sequence ATGGCTTCCTACGAGATCCTGATCGCTGACGATCACCCGCTGTTCCGCAGTGCCCTGCACCAGGCCCTGACCATCGGTCTCGGCCCCGAGGCGCGGCTGTCGGAGGCGGCGAGTATCGCGGAGCTGGAGACGCGCCTGAACGAGAAGGCCGACTGGGACCTGGTCCTGCTGGACCTGAACATGCCCGGCGCCTATGGCTTCTCCGGCCTGGTGCTGCTGCGCGGGCAGTACCCGCAGATTCCGGTGGTGATGGTCTCGGCCCAGGAAGATGCCGCCGTGGTGCAGCGCTCCCGCGAGTTCGGTGCCAGCGGCTTCATCCCCAAGTCCAGCGAGCTGAGCGTGCTGCAGCAGGCCGTGCGTGCGGTGCTCGATGGTGATGTCTGGTGGCCGCCGCAGGTGGACGCCGTGACCGAGATGAGCGACGACGTGCGCGCCGCCAGCGCCGGTCTGGCCAGCCTCACCCCGCAGCAGTTCCGCGTGCTGACCATGGTCTGCGAAGGCCTGCTGAACAAGCAGATCGCCTTCGAGCTGAGTGTCTCCGAAGCCACGGTGAAGGCTCACGTGACGGCGATCTTCCGCAAGCTGAACGTGCGCACCCGCACCCAGGCGGCGTTGCTGCTGGCGCAAATGGAATCGGTGCCGGGGGCCTGA
- a CDS encoding DUF3820 family protein, which translates to MLDKEMLLKIARTPMPFGKYQGRMLVDLPDEYLLWFHKKGQFPAGELGRLMQLTLELKIDGLDDLIKALKR; encoded by the coding sequence ATGCTCGACAAGGAAATGCTGCTGAAGATCGCGCGTACGCCGATGCCCTTCGGCAAGTACCAGGGTCGCATGCTGGTGGACCTGCCTGACGAGTACCTGCTGTGGTTCCACAAAAAGGGGCAGTTTCCGGCCGGCGAATTGGGCCGGCTGATGCAGCTGACCCTGGAACTGAAGATCGATGGCCTGGACGACCTGATCAAAGCGCTCAAGCGCTGA
- a CDS encoding MBL fold metallo-hydrolase RNA specificity domain-containing protein yields the protein MALLTFIGAIQEVTGSCYLLETRDGVRVLLECGMRQGRGGNKGTRENEATNRTPFPFDPKELDAVVLSHAHLDHSGLLPRLAKEGYKGPIYATESCCDLLELMLMDSAHLQEKDAEWENKWRARLGKPPVKPLYTVEDASRALNQRRRVSYGSTVDVARGIRVTFHNAGHILGSAIVELEIHEFGSTRRLVFSGDLGSTCSPLMRTPTPLTRADVVLLESTYGDRDHRDANETLLELAGILQRAQNEGGNVLIPSFAVGRTQDLIYYLGRFYQEGRLPQQVVYLDSPMAARANNIYLQHIGEIADVDREYMRGTGTAKVGEWLPILRTTQSADESMALNRIKSGAIIIAGSGMCTGGRIVHHLKHNLWREECHIVFPGFQAKGTLGRAIVDGAQTVRILRQRISVKAQIHTLGGFSAHAGQSQLIQWVGHFENKPELYLIHGEREKMDVLKGALQDRLNWTANIPEPGDRIAI from the coding sequence ATGGCGCTTCTCACTTTCATCGGCGCGATCCAGGAAGTCACCGGTTCCTGCTACCTCCTGGAAACCCGCGACGGCGTCCGCGTGCTGCTCGAATGCGGGATGCGCCAGGGGCGCGGCGGCAACAAGGGTACCCGCGAAAACGAAGCGACCAACCGCACGCCCTTCCCTTTCGACCCGAAGGAGCTCGATGCCGTCGTCCTGTCCCACGCCCACCTGGACCACAGCGGCCTGCTACCGCGCCTGGCGAAGGAAGGCTACAAGGGTCCGATCTACGCCACCGAATCCTGCTGCGACCTGCTGGAGCTGATGCTGATGGACTCGGCGCACCTCCAGGAGAAGGACGCCGAATGGGAGAACAAGTGGCGCGCGCGCCTGGGCAAGCCGCCCGTCAAGCCTCTATACACCGTCGAAGACGCTTCCCGCGCCCTGAACCAGCGCCGCCGCGTCAGCTATGGCAGCACGGTAGACGTAGCGCGTGGCATCCGCGTGACCTTCCACAACGCCGGGCACATCCTCGGCTCGGCCATCGTCGAACTGGAAATCCATGAGTTCGGCTCGACCCGCCGCCTGGTGTTCTCCGGCGACCTGGGCAGCACCTGCTCGCCACTGATGCGCACGCCGACCCCGCTGACCCGCGCCGACGTGGTGCTACTGGAATCCACCTACGGCGACCGCGACCACCGCGACGCCAACGAAACTCTGCTGGAACTGGCCGGCATCCTGCAACGCGCGCAGAACGAAGGCGGCAACGTGCTGATCCCGTCGTTCGCCGTCGGCCGCACCCAGGACCTGATCTACTACCTCGGGCGCTTCTACCAGGAAGGTCGCCTGCCGCAGCAGGTGGTCTACCTCGACAGTCCCATGGCCGCCCGGGCCAACAACATCTACCTGCAACACATCGGCGAGATCGCCGACGTCGACCGCGAGTACATGCGCGGTACCGGCACGGCCAAGGTCGGCGAGTGGCTGCCGATCCTGCGCACCACCCAGAGCGCCGATGAATCCATGGCGCTGAACCGGATCAAGAGCGGGGCCATCATCATCGCCGGCAGCGGCATGTGCACGGGAGGGCGCATCGTCCACCACCTCAAGCACAACCTCTGGCGCGAGGAATGCCATATCGTCTTCCCTGGCTTCCAGGCCAAGGGCACGCTGGGCCGCGCCATCGTCGACGGCGCCCAGACGGTACGCATCCTGCGCCAGCGCATCAGCGTGAAAGCGCAGATCCATACCCTCGGCGGGTTCTCCGCTCACGCGGGACAATCACAATTAATTCAGTGGGTTGGCCACTTCGAGAACAAACCCGAGCTATACCTGATACATGGCGAGCGGGAAAAGATGGATGTACTCAAGGGTGCACTCCAGGATCGCCTGAACTGGACGGCCAACATTCCGGAGCCCGGAGACCGGATCGCCATCTGA
- the fpr gene encoding ferredoxin-NADP reductase, with protein sequence MSNLYTERVLSVHHWNDTLFSFKTTRNPGLRFKTGQFVMIGLEVNGRPLMRAYSIASPNYEEHLEFFSIKVPDGPLTSRLQHLKEGDELMVSRKPTGTLVLDDLKPGRHLYLLSTGTGMAPFLSVIQDPEVYERFEKVILVHGVRWVSELAYSDFITKVLPEHEYFGDMVKEKLIYCPLVTREEFHSMGRQTDLMRSGKLFADIGLPPMNPQDDRAMICGSPSMLDETSEVLNGFGLQISPRMGEPGDYLIERAFVEK encoded by the coding sequence ATGAGCAACCTGTACACCGAGCGCGTTCTCAGCGTGCACCACTGGAACGACACCCTCTTCAGCTTCAAGACCACCCGTAACCCGGGTCTGCGCTTCAAGACCGGTCAGTTCGTGATGATCGGCCTGGAAGTCAACGGTCGTCCGCTGATGCGCGCGTACAGCATCGCCAGCCCGAACTACGAAGAGCACCTGGAGTTCTTCAGCATCAAGGTCCCGGACGGCCCGCTGACTTCGCGTCTGCAGCACCTGAAGGAAGGCGACGAGCTGATGGTCAGCCGCAAGCCCACCGGCACCCTGGTGCTGGACGACCTCAAGCCCGGCCGGCACCTGTACCTGCTGAGCACCGGCACCGGCATGGCGCCGTTCCTGTCGGTCATCCAGGACCCGGAAGTCTACGAGCGCTTCGAGAAGGTCATCCTGGTCCACGGCGTACGCTGGGTCAGCGAGCTGGCTTACTCCGACTTCATCACCAAGGTCCTGCCGGAGCACGAGTACTTCGGCGACATGGTGAAAGAGAAGCTGATCTATTGCCCGCTGGTTACCCGTGAAGAGTTCCACAGCATGGGCCGCCAGACCGACCTGATGCGCAGCGGCAAGCTGTTCGCCGACATCGGCCTGCCGCCGATGAACCCGCAGGACGACCGCGCGATGATCTGCGGCAGCCCGAGCATGCTCGACGAGACCAGCGAAGTGCTGAACGGCTTCGGCCTGCAGATCTCCCCGCGCATGGGCGAGCCGGGCGACTACCTGATCGAGCGCGCTTTCGTAGAAAAGTAA
- a CDS encoding diacylglycerol kinase, with product MSASPFKGQTGLKRIFNAAGYSLAGFAAAFKGEAAFRQLVLINVILIPLSFFCDVTRGERALMIAVCLLALIVELLNSAIEAVVDRVSLERHPLSKNAKDMGSAAQFVALTIITVTWAGILLG from the coding sequence GTGTCCGCTTCCCCCTTCAAGGGCCAGACTGGCCTGAAACGCATCTTCAACGCCGCCGGCTACTCCCTGGCCGGCTTTGCCGCCGCCTTCAAGGGTGAAGCGGCCTTCCGCCAGCTGGTGCTGATCAACGTCATCCTGATCCCGCTGTCGTTCTTCTGCGACGTGACCCGAGGCGAACGCGCGCTGATGATCGCCGTGTGCCTGCTGGCGCTGATCGTCGAGCTGCTCAACTCCGCCATCGAGGCGGTGGTGGACCGGGTTTCCCTGGAGCGCCACCCGCTGTCGAAGAACGCCAAGGACATGGGCAGCGCCGCCCAGTTCGTCGCGCTGACCATCATCACCGTGACCTGGGCGGGCATCCTGCTCGGCTAA